A region of Coccinella septempunctata chromosome 5, icCocSept1.1, whole genome shotgun sequence DNA encodes the following proteins:
- the LOC123312917 gene encoding ABC transporter G family member 20 isoform X1: MRVEKRDMGLDKDESNLEEITTDDDKVKKMFGWSNYTIRGGSAMGEKVEPVVPGPDLVGVSVEKPSPLNHQQSTIWSKRKQAVCVRHAYKHYGSKKKPNHVLSNLNMTVAKGTIYGLLGASGCGKTTLLSCIVGRRRLNSGEIWVLGGKPGTKGSGVPGKRVGYMPQEIALYGEFSIQETMMYFGWIFGMLSPEIEQRLEFLLNFLDLPSKNRLVKNLSGGQQRRVSFAVALMHDPELLILDEPTVGVDPLLRQSIWNHLVQITKDGNKTVIITTHYIEEARQAHTIGLMRSGKLLAEESPHVLLSMYGCQSLEEVFLLLSRAQGQIGGAQVQPDANISNNISLASLNWNKKDAISVTEESGVVGLNFHQSKEVLIHDGTNGHIDIGKDSSGKGGISDSCEECASCSDWTTSGKIKALLQKNFLRMWRNVGIMLFIFALPVMQVILFCLAIGRDPQGLKLAIVNHEKNYTNMTYQECDFPYGCKFTNLSCRYLHNLKNSTIDKTYYPDPESAVEAVRKGEAWGALYFTENFTDALVARMALGKDSDAETLDQSEVRVWLDMSNQQIGVILQRDLQLSYQDFAKDLLGSCEQNPDLAEIPISFQEPIYGTKTPSFTDFVAPGVILTIVFFLAVALTSSALIIERMEGLLDRSWVAGVSPGEILFSHVVTQFVVMCGQTALVLSFMILVFGVQCKGDIYWVVLLTILQGLCGMCFGFVISAICELERNAIQLALGSFYPTLLLSGVIWPIEGMPTILRYVSTFLPLTLATTSLRAMLTRGWSMVEPDVYYGFVSTIVWIVLFLTISLIVLRFKRG, from the exons ATATGGGCTTGGACAAAGATGAGTCCAACTTGGAGGAAATTACGACAGACGATGATAAGGTGAAAAAGATGTTTGGATGGAGCAATTACACTATAAG AGGGGGTTCAGCGATGGGCGAAAAGGTTGAACCCGTTGTTCCAGGACCGGATTTGGTCGGGGTTAGTGTTGAAAAACCATCGCCACTGAACCATCAACAATCTACGATATGGAGTAAAAGGAAACAGGCTGTTTGTGTTCGGCATGCTTACAAGCACTATGGATCGAAGAAAAAACCAAACCATGTCCTCAGTAATCTAAATATGACAGTTGCTAAAGGAACAAT ATATGGTCTTCTGGGGGCATCTGGATGTGGAAAAACAACCCTTTTATCCTGCATAGTGGGCAGAAGAAGACTGAACTCAGGGGAGATCTGGGTGCTTGGCGGAAAGCCAGGAACCAAAGGTTCCGGAGTACCCGGTAAGAGGGTAGGGTACATGCCTCAGGAGATCGCCCTGTATGGCGAGTTTTCCATACAGGAGACCATGATGTATTTCGGGTGGATCTTCGGCATGCTGTCTCCGGAAATCGAACAGAGGTTGGAATTTTTGCTCAACTTCCTGGATTTACCGAGCAAGAATAGGCTGGTGAAGAATCTTAG CGGTGGTCAACAGAGAAGGGTATCTTTCGCTGTGGCTTTGATGCACGATCCTGAACTTTTGATCCTGGACGAACCCACTGTAGGTGTAGATCCTTTGCTGCGTCAAAGTATTTGGAACCACCTCGTTCAAATCACCAAGGATGGAAATAAGACTGTGATTATCACCACTCATTATATCGAGGAAGCTAGACAAGCACACACA aTTGGGCTGATGAGAAGTGGTAAGCTATTGGCTGAAGAATCTCCACATGTTCTCCTATCCATGTATGGCTGCCAATCCCTGGAAGAGGTGTTCTTGTTGCTGTCAAGAGCGCAGGGTCAGATAGGGGGAGCTCAGGTACAGCCAGATGCCAACATAAGCAACAACATCAGTTTGGCTTCTCTGAATTGGAATAAAAAAGACGCTATATCGGTGACGGAGGAGAGTGGAGTTGTTGGTTTGAACTTCCACCAGAGCAAGGAAGTCTTAATACATGACGGAACGAATGGTCATATCGAT ataggAAAAGATTCCTCTGGTAAGGGTGGTATTTCCGATTCTTGCGAAGAATGTGCAAGCTGTTCAGACTGGACAACCAGCGGCAAAATAAAGGCACTCTTACAGAAAAACTTCCTCCGGATGTGGAGAAACGTCGGTATTATGCTCTTCATCTTCGCCCTACCTGTGATGCAAGTCATCCTCTTCTGTCTGGCCATCGGGAGAGATCCTCAAGGCTTGAAACTTGCTATCGTGAACCACGAGAAGAACTACACCAACATGACTTACCAAGAATGCGACTTCCCTTACGGTTGTAAATTTACGAATCTAAGCTGTCGATATCTGCACAATCTGAAGAATTCAACGATAGATAAAACGTATTATCCGGATCCGGAGTCAGCTGTGGAGGCCGTTAGGAAGGGTGAAGCTTGGGGGGCCCTGTATTTCACCGAGAACTTCACCGACGCTCTGGTGGCCCGGATGGCTCTTGGTAAAGATTCCGACGCAGAAACCTTGGATCAGAGTGAAGTGAGGGTCTGGCTTGACATGTCCA ATCAACAAATCGGGGTGATTCTCCAGAGGGATCTGCAGCTGTCGTATCAGGACTTCGCGAAGGACCTTCTGGGATCTTGTGAACAGAATCCAGATCTAGCGGAGATACCGATATCCTTCCAGGAACCGATTTATGGGACTAAAACTCCTTCTTTCACAGATTTCGTTGCTCCTGGTGTTATTCTTAC GATCGTTTTCTTCTTGGCAGTCGCTCTAACTTCGTCTGCTCTGATTATTGAGAGGATGGAAGGACTTTTGGATCGTTCCTGGGTTGCTG GTGTTTCCCCCGGAGAAATCCTCTTCTCTCACGTGGTGACTCAGTTCGTGGTGATGTGTGGACAAACAGCCTTGGTGTTGAGTTTCATGATCCTGGTATTCGGTGTACAGTGCAAGGGTGATATTTACTGGGTCGTCCTACTCACCATTCTGCAAGGGCTTTGCGGTATGTGCTTCGGTTTCGTCATTTCGGCCATATGTGAGCTGGAAAGAAACGCCATACAGCTTGCCCTGGGTAGTTTCTATCCTACCCTTCTTCTCTCCGGTGTTATTTGGCCAATAGAAGGCATGCCCACCATACTGAGATACGTGTCAACGTTTCTTCCTTTGACTCTGGCCACAACATCACTCAGGGCAATGCTGACCAGAGGCTGGAGCATGGTAGAACCGGACGTGTACTACGGCTTCGTCTCCACCATCGTTTGGATAGTGCTCTTCTTGACAATAAGTTTAATAGTGCTGAGATTCAAACGCGGATGA
- the LOC123312917 gene encoding ABC transporter G family member 20 isoform X2, with product MGEKVEPVVPGPDLVGVSVEKPSPLNHQQSTIWSKRKQAVCVRHAYKHYGSKKKPNHVLSNLNMTVAKGTIYGLLGASGCGKTTLLSCIVGRRRLNSGEIWVLGGKPGTKGSGVPGKRVGYMPQEIALYGEFSIQETMMYFGWIFGMLSPEIEQRLEFLLNFLDLPSKNRLVKNLSGGQQRRVSFAVALMHDPELLILDEPTVGVDPLLRQSIWNHLVQITKDGNKTVIITTHYIEEARQAHTIGLMRSGKLLAEESPHVLLSMYGCQSLEEVFLLLSRAQGQIGGAQVQPDANISNNISLASLNWNKKDAISVTEESGVVGLNFHQSKEVLIHDGTNGHIDIGKDSSGKGGISDSCEECASCSDWTTSGKIKALLQKNFLRMWRNVGIMLFIFALPVMQVILFCLAIGRDPQGLKLAIVNHEKNYTNMTYQECDFPYGCKFTNLSCRYLHNLKNSTIDKTYYPDPESAVEAVRKGEAWGALYFTENFTDALVARMALGKDSDAETLDQSEVRVWLDMSNQQIGVILQRDLQLSYQDFAKDLLGSCEQNPDLAEIPISFQEPIYGTKTPSFTDFVAPGVILTIVFFLAVALTSSALIIERMEGLLDRSWVAGVSPGEILFSHVVTQFVVMCGQTALVLSFMILVFGVQCKGDIYWVVLLTILQGLCGMCFGFVISAICELERNAIQLALGSFYPTLLLSGVIWPIEGMPTILRYVSTFLPLTLATTSLRAMLTRGWSMVEPDVYYGFVSTIVWIVLFLTISLIVLRFKRG from the exons ATGGGCGAAAAGGTTGAACCCGTTGTTCCAGGACCGGATTTGGTCGGGGTTAGTGTTGAAAAACCATCGCCACTGAACCATCAACAATCTACGATATGGAGTAAAAGGAAACAGGCTGTTTGTGTTCGGCATGCTTACAAGCACTATGGATCGAAGAAAAAACCAAACCATGTCCTCAGTAATCTAAATATGACAGTTGCTAAAGGAACAAT ATATGGTCTTCTGGGGGCATCTGGATGTGGAAAAACAACCCTTTTATCCTGCATAGTGGGCAGAAGAAGACTGAACTCAGGGGAGATCTGGGTGCTTGGCGGAAAGCCAGGAACCAAAGGTTCCGGAGTACCCGGTAAGAGGGTAGGGTACATGCCTCAGGAGATCGCCCTGTATGGCGAGTTTTCCATACAGGAGACCATGATGTATTTCGGGTGGATCTTCGGCATGCTGTCTCCGGAAATCGAACAGAGGTTGGAATTTTTGCTCAACTTCCTGGATTTACCGAGCAAGAATAGGCTGGTGAAGAATCTTAG CGGTGGTCAACAGAGAAGGGTATCTTTCGCTGTGGCTTTGATGCACGATCCTGAACTTTTGATCCTGGACGAACCCACTGTAGGTGTAGATCCTTTGCTGCGTCAAAGTATTTGGAACCACCTCGTTCAAATCACCAAGGATGGAAATAAGACTGTGATTATCACCACTCATTATATCGAGGAAGCTAGACAAGCACACACA aTTGGGCTGATGAGAAGTGGTAAGCTATTGGCTGAAGAATCTCCACATGTTCTCCTATCCATGTATGGCTGCCAATCCCTGGAAGAGGTGTTCTTGTTGCTGTCAAGAGCGCAGGGTCAGATAGGGGGAGCTCAGGTACAGCCAGATGCCAACATAAGCAACAACATCAGTTTGGCTTCTCTGAATTGGAATAAAAAAGACGCTATATCGGTGACGGAGGAGAGTGGAGTTGTTGGTTTGAACTTCCACCAGAGCAAGGAAGTCTTAATACATGACGGAACGAATGGTCATATCGAT ataggAAAAGATTCCTCTGGTAAGGGTGGTATTTCCGATTCTTGCGAAGAATGTGCAAGCTGTTCAGACTGGACAACCAGCGGCAAAATAAAGGCACTCTTACAGAAAAACTTCCTCCGGATGTGGAGAAACGTCGGTATTATGCTCTTCATCTTCGCCCTACCTGTGATGCAAGTCATCCTCTTCTGTCTGGCCATCGGGAGAGATCCTCAAGGCTTGAAACTTGCTATCGTGAACCACGAGAAGAACTACACCAACATGACTTACCAAGAATGCGACTTCCCTTACGGTTGTAAATTTACGAATCTAAGCTGTCGATATCTGCACAATCTGAAGAATTCAACGATAGATAAAACGTATTATCCGGATCCGGAGTCAGCTGTGGAGGCCGTTAGGAAGGGTGAAGCTTGGGGGGCCCTGTATTTCACCGAGAACTTCACCGACGCTCTGGTGGCCCGGATGGCTCTTGGTAAAGATTCCGACGCAGAAACCTTGGATCAGAGTGAAGTGAGGGTCTGGCTTGACATGTCCA ATCAACAAATCGGGGTGATTCTCCAGAGGGATCTGCAGCTGTCGTATCAGGACTTCGCGAAGGACCTTCTGGGATCTTGTGAACAGAATCCAGATCTAGCGGAGATACCGATATCCTTCCAGGAACCGATTTATGGGACTAAAACTCCTTCTTTCACAGATTTCGTTGCTCCTGGTGTTATTCTTAC GATCGTTTTCTTCTTGGCAGTCGCTCTAACTTCGTCTGCTCTGATTATTGAGAGGATGGAAGGACTTTTGGATCGTTCCTGGGTTGCTG GTGTTTCCCCCGGAGAAATCCTCTTCTCTCACGTGGTGACTCAGTTCGTGGTGATGTGTGGACAAACAGCCTTGGTGTTGAGTTTCATGATCCTGGTATTCGGTGTACAGTGCAAGGGTGATATTTACTGGGTCGTCCTACTCACCATTCTGCAAGGGCTTTGCGGTATGTGCTTCGGTTTCGTCATTTCGGCCATATGTGAGCTGGAAAGAAACGCCATACAGCTTGCCCTGGGTAGTTTCTATCCTACCCTTCTTCTCTCCGGTGTTATTTGGCCAATAGAAGGCATGCCCACCATACTGAGATACGTGTCAACGTTTCTTCCTTTGACTCTGGCCACAACATCACTCAGGGCAATGCTGACCAGAGGCTGGAGCATGGTAGAACCGGACGTGTACTACGGCTTCGTCTCCACCATCGTTTGGATAGTGCTCTTCTTGACAATAAGTTTAATAGTGCTGAGATTCAAACGCGGATGA
- the LOC123312917 gene encoding ABC transporter G family member 20 isoform X3, which translates to MLLSWIYFTNYRYTHGRKLMTSKDLFDLFRYGLLGASGCGKTTLLSCIVGRRRLNSGEIWVLGGKPGTKGSGVPGKRVGYMPQEIALYGEFSIQETMMYFGWIFGMLSPEIEQRLEFLLNFLDLPSKNRLVKNLSGGQQRRVSFAVALMHDPELLILDEPTVGVDPLLRQSIWNHLVQITKDGNKTVIITTHYIEEARQAHTIGLMRSGKLLAEESPHVLLSMYGCQSLEEVFLLLSRAQGQIGGAQVQPDANISNNISLASLNWNKKDAISVTEESGVVGLNFHQSKEVLIHDGTNGHIDIGKDSSGKGGISDSCEECASCSDWTTSGKIKALLQKNFLRMWRNVGIMLFIFALPVMQVILFCLAIGRDPQGLKLAIVNHEKNYTNMTYQECDFPYGCKFTNLSCRYLHNLKNSTIDKTYYPDPESAVEAVRKGEAWGALYFTENFTDALVARMALGKDSDAETLDQSEVRVWLDMSNQQIGVILQRDLQLSYQDFAKDLLGSCEQNPDLAEIPISFQEPIYGTKTPSFTDFVAPGVILTIVFFLAVALTSSALIIERMEGLLDRSWVAGVSPGEILFSHVVTQFVVMCGQTALVLSFMILVFGVQCKGDIYWVVLLTILQGLCGMCFGFVISAICELERNAIQLALGSFYPTLLLSGVIWPIEGMPTILRYVSTFLPLTLATTSLRAMLTRGWSMVEPDVYYGFVSTIVWIVLFLTISLIVLRFKRG; encoded by the exons ATGTTGTTGTCCTGGATTTATTTCACGAATTACAGAT ACACCCATGGTAGAAAACTTATGACTTCTAAAGACCTGTTCGATCTTTTCAGATATGGTCTTCTGGGGGCATCTGGATGTGGAAAAACAACCCTTTTATCCTGCATAGTGGGCAGAAGAAGACTGAACTCAGGGGAGATCTGGGTGCTTGGCGGAAAGCCAGGAACCAAAGGTTCCGGAGTACCCGGTAAGAGGGTAGGGTACATGCCTCAGGAGATCGCCCTGTATGGCGAGTTTTCCATACAGGAGACCATGATGTATTTCGGGTGGATCTTCGGCATGCTGTCTCCGGAAATCGAACAGAGGTTGGAATTTTTGCTCAACTTCCTGGATTTACCGAGCAAGAATAGGCTGGTGAAGAATCTTAG CGGTGGTCAACAGAGAAGGGTATCTTTCGCTGTGGCTTTGATGCACGATCCTGAACTTTTGATCCTGGACGAACCCACTGTAGGTGTAGATCCTTTGCTGCGTCAAAGTATTTGGAACCACCTCGTTCAAATCACCAAGGATGGAAATAAGACTGTGATTATCACCACTCATTATATCGAGGAAGCTAGACAAGCACACACA aTTGGGCTGATGAGAAGTGGTAAGCTATTGGCTGAAGAATCTCCACATGTTCTCCTATCCATGTATGGCTGCCAATCCCTGGAAGAGGTGTTCTTGTTGCTGTCAAGAGCGCAGGGTCAGATAGGGGGAGCTCAGGTACAGCCAGATGCCAACATAAGCAACAACATCAGTTTGGCTTCTCTGAATTGGAATAAAAAAGACGCTATATCGGTGACGGAGGAGAGTGGAGTTGTTGGTTTGAACTTCCACCAGAGCAAGGAAGTCTTAATACATGACGGAACGAATGGTCATATCGAT ataggAAAAGATTCCTCTGGTAAGGGTGGTATTTCCGATTCTTGCGAAGAATGTGCAAGCTGTTCAGACTGGACAACCAGCGGCAAAATAAAGGCACTCTTACAGAAAAACTTCCTCCGGATGTGGAGAAACGTCGGTATTATGCTCTTCATCTTCGCCCTACCTGTGATGCAAGTCATCCTCTTCTGTCTGGCCATCGGGAGAGATCCTCAAGGCTTGAAACTTGCTATCGTGAACCACGAGAAGAACTACACCAACATGACTTACCAAGAATGCGACTTCCCTTACGGTTGTAAATTTACGAATCTAAGCTGTCGATATCTGCACAATCTGAAGAATTCAACGATAGATAAAACGTATTATCCGGATCCGGAGTCAGCTGTGGAGGCCGTTAGGAAGGGTGAAGCTTGGGGGGCCCTGTATTTCACCGAGAACTTCACCGACGCTCTGGTGGCCCGGATGGCTCTTGGTAAAGATTCCGACGCAGAAACCTTGGATCAGAGTGAAGTGAGGGTCTGGCTTGACATGTCCA ATCAACAAATCGGGGTGATTCTCCAGAGGGATCTGCAGCTGTCGTATCAGGACTTCGCGAAGGACCTTCTGGGATCTTGTGAACAGAATCCAGATCTAGCGGAGATACCGATATCCTTCCAGGAACCGATTTATGGGACTAAAACTCCTTCTTTCACAGATTTCGTTGCTCCTGGTGTTATTCTTAC GATCGTTTTCTTCTTGGCAGTCGCTCTAACTTCGTCTGCTCTGATTATTGAGAGGATGGAAGGACTTTTGGATCGTTCCTGGGTTGCTG GTGTTTCCCCCGGAGAAATCCTCTTCTCTCACGTGGTGACTCAGTTCGTGGTGATGTGTGGACAAACAGCCTTGGTGTTGAGTTTCATGATCCTGGTATTCGGTGTACAGTGCAAGGGTGATATTTACTGGGTCGTCCTACTCACCATTCTGCAAGGGCTTTGCGGTATGTGCTTCGGTTTCGTCATTTCGGCCATATGTGAGCTGGAAAGAAACGCCATACAGCTTGCCCTGGGTAGTTTCTATCCTACCCTTCTTCTCTCCGGTGTTATTTGGCCAATAGAAGGCATGCCCACCATACTGAGATACGTGTCAACGTTTCTTCCTTTGACTCTGGCCACAACATCACTCAGGGCAATGCTGACCAGAGGCTGGAGCATGGTAGAACCGGACGTGTACTACGGCTTCGTCTCCACCATCGTTTGGATAGTGCTCTTCTTGACAATAAGTTTAATAGTGCTGAGATTCAAACGCGGATGA